A section of the Branchiostoma lanceolatum isolate klBraLanc5 chromosome 19, klBraLanc5.hap2, whole genome shotgun sequence genome encodes:
- the LOC136425436 gene encoding alpha-1,3-mannosyl-glycoprotein 2-beta-N-acetylglucosaminyltransferase-like isoform X2 — MTKRRRIVLWGAIVFLAWNILTFFVVHRPSSDQQKLEALQSEVQRQMNNNEGLLRDLKKQKDLLNRYRNGNTGVQMDQGGRVNNSAQITHRLQSPAGDTVIPVLVIACNRPTVRRSLDLLVKHRPSDHQFPIIVSQDCGHQETSAVIKSYGDKIAHYIQQPDLSDIPVPPNHKRLQGYYKISRHYKWALNQVFNNLGYGSVLIVEDDLDIAPDFFDYFLSTLPVLQQDSSLWCVSAWNDNGKEHMTDTNRQDLLYRTDFFPGLGWMMLKNIWDELEPKWPASFWDDWMRHPDQRKDRACIRPEICRTSTFGRVGVSKGQYFDKHLKFIKLNTKPFDFTHTDLSYLLKDNYDRRFISEVYRSPQLTVKEVIANQHSEHNVVRVQYKTKEEFKGFAKQLGIMDDLKAGVPRAGYHGIVSFMFKGRRVHLSPPADWTQYDPSWS, encoded by the exons ATGACCAAACGCCGTCGCATCGTACTATGGGGTGCCATCGTTTTCCTGGCGTGGAACATTCTCACCTTCTTCGTCGTACACAGGCCTTCCTCGGATCAACAG AAACTTGAGGCTCTTCAGTCGGAGGTTCAGCGTCAGATGAACAACAATGAGGGACTTCTCAGGGACCTCAAGAAGCAGAAAGACCTGCTCAACA GGTATAGAAATGGCAACACTGGAGTTCAGATGGACCAAGGGGGAAGGGTGAACAACTCGGCACAGATCACGCACAGGCTGCAGTCTCCCGCGGGCGACACCGTCATTCCGGTACTGGTCATCGCTTGTAACAGACCGACTGTCAGAAGATCGCTCGACCTGTTGGTAAA GCACCGTCCATCAGACCACCAGTTCCCCATCATAGTTAGTCAGGACTGTGGCCACCAGGAGACTTCAGCTGTCATCAAGTCATATGGAGACAAGATAGCACATTATATACAG CAACCAGATCTGAGTGACATCCCAGTGCCCCCCAACCACAAGAGGTTACAAGGATACTACAAGATCTCCCGCCACTACAAGTGGGCCTTGAACCAAGTCTTCAACAACCTTGGATATGGAAGTGTCTTAATAGTAGAAG atGATCTAGACATAGCTCCTGACTTCTTTGACTACTTCCTGAGCACACTCCCAGTGTTACAGCAGGACTCATCCCTCTGGTGTGTCTCTGCCTGGAATGACAACGGAAAGGAACACATGACAGACACCAACAGACAAG ACTTGCTGTACAGAACTGACTTCTTCCCGGGCCTGGGCTGGATGATGCTGAAGAACATCTGGGATGAGTTGGAACCCAAGTGGCCAGCCAG TTTCTGGGATGACTGGATGAGGCACCCAGACCAACGGAAAGACCGGGCCTGTATACGCCCGGAAATCTGCAGGACTAGTACATTCGGCAGGGTGGGGGTCAGCAA GGGCCAATACTTTGACAAACATCTGAAGTTCATCAAGCTGAACACGAAGCCTTTTGATTTTACGCATACCGACCTCTCCTACCTCCTAAAG GACAACTATGATAGAAGATTCATTAGTGAAGTATACAGATCACCACAACTGACTGTGAAAGAAGTCATCGCCAACCAACACTCGGAGCACAACGTTGTTAGAGTTCAATACAAGACCAAAGAAGAGTTCAAGGGATTCGCTAAACAGTTAGGCATCATGGATGACTTGAAG gCTGGTGTTCCAAGGGCAGGTTACCATGGCATTGTCAGCTTCATGTTCAAAGGTCGCCGGGTCCACCTGTCACCCCCCGCGGACTGGACACAGTACGACCCGTCCTGGAGCTAA
- the LOC136425436 gene encoding alpha-1,3-mannosyl-glycoprotein 2-beta-N-acetylglucosaminyltransferase-like isoform X1, which yields MTKRRRIVLWGAIVFLAWNILTFFVVHRPSSDQQVPSDLLKKLEALQSEVQRQMNNNEGLLRDLKKQKDLLNRYRNGNTGVQMDQGGRVNNSAQITHRLQSPAGDTVIPVLVIACNRPTVRRSLDLLVKHRPSDHQFPIIVSQDCGHQETSAVIKSYGDKIAHYIQQPDLSDIPVPPNHKRLQGYYKISRHYKWALNQVFNNLGYGSVLIVEDDLDIAPDFFDYFLSTLPVLQQDSSLWCVSAWNDNGKEHMTDTNRQDLLYRTDFFPGLGWMMLKNIWDELEPKWPASFWDDWMRHPDQRKDRACIRPEICRTSTFGRVGVSKGQYFDKHLKFIKLNTKPFDFTHTDLSYLLKDNYDRRFISEVYRSPQLTVKEVIANQHSEHNVVRVQYKTKEEFKGFAKQLGIMDDLKAGVPRAGYHGIVSFMFKGRRVHLSPPADWTQYDPSWS from the exons ATGACCAAACGCCGTCGCATCGTACTATGGGGTGCCATCGTTTTCCTGGCGTGGAACATTCTCACCTTCTTCGTCGTACACAGGCCTTCCTCGGATCAACAG GTCCCCTCCGATTTGTTGAAGAAACTTGAGGCTCTTCAGTCGGAGGTTCAGCGTCAGATGAACAACAATGAGGGACTTCTCAGGGACCTCAAGAAGCAGAAAGACCTGCTCAACA GGTATAGAAATGGCAACACTGGAGTTCAGATGGACCAAGGGGGAAGGGTGAACAACTCGGCACAGATCACGCACAGGCTGCAGTCTCCCGCGGGCGACACCGTCATTCCGGTACTGGTCATCGCTTGTAACAGACCGACTGTCAGAAGATCGCTCGACCTGTTGGTAAA GCACCGTCCATCAGACCACCAGTTCCCCATCATAGTTAGTCAGGACTGTGGCCACCAGGAGACTTCAGCTGTCATCAAGTCATATGGAGACAAGATAGCACATTATATACAG CAACCAGATCTGAGTGACATCCCAGTGCCCCCCAACCACAAGAGGTTACAAGGATACTACAAGATCTCCCGCCACTACAAGTGGGCCTTGAACCAAGTCTTCAACAACCTTGGATATGGAAGTGTCTTAATAGTAGAAG atGATCTAGACATAGCTCCTGACTTCTTTGACTACTTCCTGAGCACACTCCCAGTGTTACAGCAGGACTCATCCCTCTGGTGTGTCTCTGCCTGGAATGACAACGGAAAGGAACACATGACAGACACCAACAGACAAG ACTTGCTGTACAGAACTGACTTCTTCCCGGGCCTGGGCTGGATGATGCTGAAGAACATCTGGGATGAGTTGGAACCCAAGTGGCCAGCCAG TTTCTGGGATGACTGGATGAGGCACCCAGACCAACGGAAAGACCGGGCCTGTATACGCCCGGAAATCTGCAGGACTAGTACATTCGGCAGGGTGGGGGTCAGCAA GGGCCAATACTTTGACAAACATCTGAAGTTCATCAAGCTGAACACGAAGCCTTTTGATTTTACGCATACCGACCTCTCCTACCTCCTAAAG GACAACTATGATAGAAGATTCATTAGTGAAGTATACAGATCACCACAACTGACTGTGAAAGAAGTCATCGCCAACCAACACTCGGAGCACAACGTTGTTAGAGTTCAATACAAGACCAAAGAAGAGTTCAAGGGATTCGCTAAACAGTTAGGCATCATGGATGACTTGAAG gCTGGTGTTCCAAGGGCAGGTTACCATGGCATTGTCAGCTTCATGTTCAAAGGTCGCCGGGTCCACCTGTCACCCCCCGCGGACTGGACACAGTACGACCCGTCCTGGAGCTAA
- the LOC136425438 gene encoding calmodulin-like protein 4, giving the protein MAQFLSQEQINEFKECFSLYDKQHNNRINTRDLKTVMRSLGLAVTEGEVTAYIKEFDKGRKGYINFSDFLSIMHQQLQKENPAKEILDALKYTDRQGRGFVMAPELRHCLTKTGERLTDREVDHMLREANIQPNGVVKYPEFVKQITLPLPDY; this is encoded by the exons atg gCACAGTTTCTATCACAGGAACAGATCAATG AGTTCAAGGAGTGTTTCTCCTTGTACGACAAACAGCACAACAACCGTATCAATACGCGCGATCTGAAGACTGTGATGCGGTCCCTCGGACTAGCCGTCACCGAGGGGGAGGTTACAGCATACATCAAGGAATTCGACAAAG GCAGGAAAGGTTACATCAACTTCTCCGACTTCCTGTCCATCATGCATCAGCAGCTTCAGAAGGAGAACCCTGCTAAGGAGATCCTGGACGCTCTGAAGTACACGGACAGACAGGGGCGGGGCTTCGTCATGGCGCCCGAGCTCAGGCACTGTCTGACCAAAACTGGGGAGAGACTCACAGATCGGGAAG TTGATCACATGTTGCGGGAGGCAAACATCCAGCCCAACGGAGTCGTCAAGTACCCAGAGTTTGTGAAACAAATCACACTACCTCTACCTGACTACTGA